Within Halalkalibaculum roseum, the genomic segment ATATCATCCCTCATTTTAGTGGAATTAAACTACAAGATAACTTCTTTTCAATCCCGATTCATAGTTATCTTGTGTTATTAACCTCATACATCAATGAGTAAACCATTGCTAAGGCTAACTAACTGTCCTACCTGTTTTGGAATTGAACCGTAGAAATCCAATATATTTACTAAATACATATCACATTATAAGGATTGTTAATTAAGGAGTCATAGCAGCTAGTTGCTCCTATTAATAATCTGTTTTCACTCCTCGAACTCCTCTCCTTCAATTCCTGACGAAGCAAAACGTTTTTTAATATTTCCAGTGCAGTCTCCCTCAAATCTTTTTAGGGTCGATAAGTAACACATTAAAAGCTACCAGTAATGTGATACCGACGACGATGATCCACCAGTCCCCATGCATGCCTATTAAGTTCATAATCTGTGTGCTTTAAACCCTTACACCAACGATCGATTTTACCCTTCAATCGGACTTGATATTAAAGCCTAAGTTTTGGCATTACTTTTATCTAAAAATGGAGGGCCATCATGGAAATAAAAAGTAAGAGTACACTGATATTGTCAGTTGCCCTATTGTTAGGTCTTATTGGGTGGGTAGGTTGTGAAGAGAATCCTTCAAATGATCAATACAAAACGGAATCTGACATAAATCTTTTAGCTACTGAAACCCAGTCTGGGAATAATCCCAATACGACGCCCTTTGAAGATGCCGAATCTTTTTTTGAGTTTAATACTACAGACAATGATTTGGGACTTCAGATCTTCCTGGATGCGGAAGATTGGGAACAAGTAAGGGTTAATGACGCTAATGGGAAACAGATCGTTCAAATATTAACTCAGGGACCACTGAAGGACTTAGGTATCACAGAACTTCGCTTTGAAAGTGCCGAGCCTTCTCCGGAAGAAGTACTTGCACAATTCCCACCTGGAGAATATCACTTTACTGGCAGGACAATAGAAGGAGAACAGCTCTACAGTACGTCTGAGCTTTCTCATGATTTTCTGGCTGCACCTACCATATCACCTTCAGGAGGAGAAGAGGTTGATCCTGAAAATACGGTAATTACTTGGGATGCCCCGGACGCCGAACTGGTCGAAGTAATCATTGAAAGTGAAGAAACCGATAATGTTTTTGACGTCATAGTAGAAGGAGAGGTAACAAGTCTAACAATCCCTTCAGAATTTTTGGAACCCGGTACAGAATATAAATTAGAAATCCTTGCCATATCCGAAAATGGAAACAGAACAATTGTAGAAACTACATTTGTAACGGCAGAAGAATAGGTGTGTTAGTTTGATATATAGCAGCCCTGAACTTAAGCAGCAGGCGCTGGTTTGGTGAACAGTTATAAAGTTGAGTATCTATTTAAACATTTTGTCATAAACTGACGGCTTGCCCCACTCCTATTTTATAAGTACTCTACCTTAAACTATTCAATGAATTTGCGCCCACCTAAGAGGTTGGAATGCTAACTATCACCCCATGAAGAGGAATAAAAAAGGAAGCAGGGATTCAGATATCATCATAGATGAAAGCAAACACAGGGAGGCACCTGATTTTTTTCAGCGGTTGAAAAATTCCCTATATGCTATAGTTATGGGTGCCGTGGTAGCTCAAATCATTCTCTTTGCCTTTAGAATGGTGGGCATCATCTATTTCTTTATCGAGTACCTTGAGCTTACTATAGTCTACCTTTCAGTATGTGCGATTTTGGGATGGATCTATGGCGAAAAATTCATCTCATCACTGGGAAAAGAAGGCGCAAACTGGTGGGATTTATGGAGGATGTGGAAGTAACATTGGAGGTTAGAAGTTAGAAGTTGGACGTTAGATGTTGGATTCTCAAGACTCACGATACCCCACTCATCATGCAATGCTGGATACTTAAACACGGTCGCCGGTCCTCCATCACCCGTCCTCGAAAATAAGCATATTCAACGGGAACGCTCCAAAGGAGTGCCTTTGGCACAACTCCCATCCAAGCGAGTATAGCCTGATAATAGTTACTACTCTTTTCTCTTGAAGGAAAAATACTTACCCCTTAGTTCAACAAACAGAACCCGGCGAGTCTCGCTTACTACATCCACCAAGTAACACCTCGTAATGGGCTTACTCGTTGTTATGAGAACCCATTGATCGGTATTATACACAGCATCATATGCTACGCCTTCACAATCGGTGGCAGTGGTTCCCTTTTCAGGGTGCATCAAGCCTCATAATCGCCGCCCTTTACAACTTTCCCATTGACAAATTCCCACACAATACCTCCCGGCTTAGCCCTTTTCATTTACCGCTTTAGCTCAACCTAACGGGAAACATATCGCTCAACCCGCTCGTCCTGAATTACGCCCTCCCAGTCGAGTCCGAAGCCGAAATCATACGCATTACCTGCCCCATCGATGAAGGCTTCCATATCGTGGGGTACGTCTTCGTACTGCTCCTCTACCGTTTGCATGTTGGCGGGCATCTGGAAGGGAAGCAATCCGGAAGGTTCGTAGGAGCCGGAAATAATTTCCATCAACGCCTGACTCTGTACTCCGCTATGAACCAGTATGGCCGAGGCCTCAGGTTCCAGCTCATCGAGTACCGGCGGGTTGGCCACCTTGATGGTTACAATCACCGGCTTCTCCCCCATTTGTTCCCGTGTTTCCCGGACCATCTGCAGGTCGTAGCTGTTCCTGGTGGAGACCGTTTTGCCCTTGTAGCTGCGGTTGGTAAAATCTTCGAATACGCTGCCACCGGAGATGCTTTGCTCGCGGGCATGCGTGGCGGTATAGTCCTCGTACTGCAGGCTGACCGGTACATAGCCGTTTCCACCCTCTTCGGCATCTTCAGAAGAGTAACCGTCGCCACCGTCCGGACTCTCAATAGGTACCAGGGCGAAATCAGCCTCTTTGGCCGTTTCCACCACCTCGTAATACTCGCCTACAATGTCATGGCTGATCGGGTCTTCCCAGCGTTCTTCAATGGTGTTTCCGAACCAGTCGGTTCCGGCCGGAATGAACCTGCGTGGAATAAAGACCTTGAGCTTCTCTTCCAGCGGAAGGGCGCCAGACTCGTTCTTCAGCATCACCACGGAGCGCAGCTGGGCCCGGTAGCCCTCTTTCATAAATTCGGGACTCCCCACCGTCTTTGCGGTATGTTCTACATCCACATAGGGATTTTCAAAAAGACCGGTACGGAAAATATTTTTTAGCAGGCGAACAGCGGACTGCTCAAAGCGATCGCGCATGCGCTCTTCGCCGAACTCCTCCACGCCCATTTCGTAGGCTTCCAGCACGGGACCCATCTCGTTGTTGCCCCCGAACTGATCCACACCCGCTTTGATGGCCTTGTAGTGTCGTTCGGCCACCGACAGGTCCTCTACGCCCCACGGCTTGCCACTGAAAATATCAATACCCTGCGCGTCGGCAGTTACCAGCCAATCAGTGCATACCACCCCGTCGAAATTGTAGCGCTCTCGCAGCAGGTCGGTGATGATGTATTTGCTGTAGGCATTGCCTACGTTCTCGTTGTAAACCGTATCCTGGTTCAGCGATATAGTGTAATAAGGCATCACGGCAGAGGCCGAGCCGGTCTCCCCTTCCAGGTCAAAAGCCCCGTCTACAAAAGGTTTCAGGTGGTCTTCCAGGTTATCACCGGGAAATACGGCATAGGAACCGAAGGCATAGTGCGCATCGCGGCCGCCCTCCTGAGCGCCGCCGCCCGGCCAGTGTTTCACCATGGCGTTGACACTCTGGTAGCCCCAGCCGTCTTCCACCACCTGCGAAGATTCGGAATACTGAAAACCGTCTACATAGGCTCGTGCCATGTCGGCCGCAAGCTGCGGGTCTTCGCCCATTGTGCCGTCGAACCGGCTCCAGCGCGGCTCGCTAGCCAGGTCTATTTGTGGCGAGAGAGCGGTGGTAATGCCAAGTGCCCGGTATTCCTGAGAGGCTATCTCACCGAAGCGTCGCATCAGTTCGGGATCGAAAGTGGCGGCGATGCCCAGCGCACCCGGCCACATGGAGATGTCGCCCCCGGCACCTGCGTTATATTCGGCATAGGAGTCACTGCCGTGCCGCGGGTCGGAACTGGTATTGGATGGAATGCCCAGACCCAGACCCTCGGTCAGCGCCTGCATGGCGTTATTCCAGCGAGCGGCCACCTCCGGCGACTCCACACTGGTGATGAGCACGTGCCGCAAGTTATCTTCGGTCAAAAATGTCTTCTGCTGATCGGTCAACTCCCAGGGTTCGGCTCCGCTCTCCGGGTAGGCTTTGCCATCATAAGTGCTGGGACCGCCGAATCCCCCGCTGCCTGCCGGTATGGCCTGGTGACCGCTATAGAGCATGAGCCCGGCAATCTGCTCAATGCTCATTCGCGTGGCCAGGTCGCGCGCCCGCTCTTCGGCCGGCAGCCGCCAGTCTTCATAGGGATCCAGGGTACCGTTCTGATTCAAATCCTTAAACCCGTACCGGTCGTCCGTCAAAATCTCAACGCCGGAATCGGGCGAGTAGCCCAGTGTCACCACGTCGCTATTATTAACCAACCGGTAATCCCCGAAATCGCTTTCCGTCCATACCGGTCCGCTGCAGGAGACCAGAGTTGCCATGATTGCGAGGATAGAAGTAAGGAAAAGGCTTAGTGCTTTCAATGGTTATTCAGGTTACAGGTTATAGGTTACGGGATGCTGGATGCCAGTAGTAAGAAGTTAGAAGCTAATCTACTACGCTTAAGCTTCGAAGACTGCAGATGTTGTAAGTTAGAAGTTTGAATTTGGATTCTTCTCGTTTTTGCTGCTCACTCGTTACTCATTACTTTCTACTATCTACTTAAACAGCTTCGGCGTAAACTCAATGAGATAATCCCTCCAGACAAGCCAGGTGTGCGCACCTTCCGTTTCTTCATACACCACATCAAAGTCGTAATCTTCAAACATAGTTACCGTGGCCCGAGTGATATCCAGCAGAAAATCTTCCTTCCCGGTGGCAAACCAGAAGAGTTCCAAACCCTCCTTCAGGTCATCATTACTTAGAACTTCACTGTTCTGCTTCACATAAGCCGTTTCCGATGCTTCCACGACGCTGCCATCGTTATTAACAAGTCCGAAAACACCCGAACTGAATACCCCAATGTAGGCGTACTCATCCAGATTCGGAATGGCAATACCCAAGGTATGTGCCCCGCCCATGGAGAGCCCGGCCATAGCCCGGTTTTCCCGGTTGGCTTTCACCCGGTAGTGGCTCTCCACATAAGGTTTGATATCGTTTTTGAAATCTTGGATGAATTCATCCATAGGCAGTTCATCGCCATATCCAAAGGGACCGGTATGTCCGTCGGGCATTACCACAATCATCGGTTTGGCCTTGCCTTCTGCAATGAGATTGTCGAGTATGAACCCGGCCCGTCCTACTGTCGACCAGGCATCATCGGAGTCATATGCTCCGTGCAGCAGGTAAAACACCGGATATTGTCCTTCGCCTGATTCATAGCCCGGAGGAGTGTACACATGCATGCGGCGAAAACGATCCAGCGATTCTGAATGATAAGTTACCTCAGCCACAGCCCCGTGCGGCACATCACGGGTATCCATCATGGGATTACCCGGTACTGTCACCAAGCTCCATATATTTTCATTAGACTCACTGAAAGATGTATTTCGGGGATCAATCACTGAGATCCCGTTCACTTCGAACCTGTAGCGATAGGCGCCAGGTGCCAGTACATCGCTGGTCAGCTCCCACACTCCTTCCTTATTCTTTGCCATATGCCTGCTAAACATCGAACCCGGAATGTCACTGCTGCTCAGCTTAACAGAATCGGCATTGGGAGCCTGTATACGAAAAGTAACCCGTTGGTCACCATGTACTTCAGGGGATTTAGGCGGAGGGTTATTATTCCCCTGTGCAAATCCCTCTACTGTTACAAAAAGCAGCGCCAGTGTAAATACAATTCCCCTGTTTTTCCATGTTCTATTCATAAATACTCACCATCCTTTTATAATGTGTAATACCTTAAAATCTGTAAGTAACAAGACCTGATCATCCGGTGCTTGACCCTGAACAAGTAATTAAAAACCCCCACTTCTTGCAAGAAAATTGATGAGATATCTAACGTGATGATTTCAGGAGAACCCATAGTCGTAGATCATAATTAGAAACAGCAAAAACAGTAAGAGAGGAATAACCGGCTTTCTGAATTTTTGTTCTGCTCACCAGCTCAAACTACAATCGGGCATTTTCAGTATTTCTTACACCCTTAATCAGCAGCCAGAGACAGAGCGTCAGTTCGGCAATACCTGCTGAGATGGCGACCATCAAGAGGTAGATATCTTCGTAAGCCGGAACCAGAAGCATACCGAAGCTTTCTGTCAAATAACCAACTGACGCAATAGCCAGCAAAATACCCAGGAAGCCGGGTAAGAGATTTGACTTATATAAAAGATAACCCAACAATAAGCAATGGAGCCCGAAGAAAGCGCCGGCTATCAAATAACCCATACTGTGAAAGTCCATAAAGAGCAGCGCCCAAGCATCCATCTGTTCCGGTTCGAAGACCGAGAGGGCACCGGTACCGCCGGCCATTTTTAGTGCCGCGTAATGATTCAACAGGTTCAGGCTACCGATCGCAGGATGAGCAATCAGGCGCAACGAAGCCGCTACCAGAGAGAGTGTTTTACTAACCGGCTTAAGTAACCGGTACAAGAGAATGGCGACCACAGCGTCGCACATAAATGCAATGAGATCGCTTGCCAGTCCTAGGCGAAAAAGTCCTTCCGACTGCATGATGTTACGGGCTGTAGCGGTAGCATCTCCCGATACAACCAGAGTTGAACGCACAAAGCCTTCACTGAATCCGGCGCACACAATGATTACCAGGTACAAGAGTCCGGCAACTCTGGCATATCTCACTGCCTTACTGTGGGTTAATGGATCAGCCATAACTACCTATTGTCATTGCAGATCTGTTGCAATGTCATTTCTGTGCATCTACCGATGAACAAAATTAAAGGCCCTGCATTAGCAGGACCAATATTATCGAATTCTTTTACTTTAGGCATAAGAACCAGGTGCTACATGCCCTGAACGCTTGCCGGCATGGCTGCTTCCCACTGCCGAACACCAACCAGCGTACCTTCCTCGAATATAAATCGCTCAAAAAGCTTCCTTCTCATAACCGAACCGTCATTCATATAAACCACTTCCCGGCTATCTACAAGAATATTCACCCGGTTACTACCTGCTGCTTTGACCGGTATCACGGCATCTATTTCCCAGCTCAGTGAATCTGCAGAAGAAAAGAAAGCTGCCATGTCAGCCTGGGTCAACGGTCCTACCGTACCGTCACTCTGATGAAACATAACCGTATCCGCTGCCGACTCCCAAAGGGCTTCTGCATCCATATTGTTAAAGGCTTCTACCATATCCATAAAGATCTCATCTTCATAGGTTGTTGCAATGGTAAATGCGCTGCCGCTGTAGTCTCCGGTCATCACCATACCGTTGGAAGGAACTTCCTGATCGGTCTCTGCCGACTGGCATCCAACCATCACAGCTAAAACTAAAATTATCCCGTATCTCCCTAAAAAATCACTCATGAATTCCCCTTATTATTTAAGTTTAGAAAGTAGAAGTAACAAATTTTAGAGGAATTTTCCGACTCTTTTAGCCTGCCGGTTGAATTAATGCCAGTTACTCTTCCGATTATTCTGTTCAACCCATTCTTATTGACAATCTGTATTGCAGATTATTATAGAAAACTTAATAGGCAATCTACACTGATGCTTCTGCCAAACTTTACCTATATTTAAGGCTATAAATTTTTACCAAATCATTCCCGCCATGAACTTTAAACTGTTTATCCTAATCCTTGCAGCGGGCGGCTTCGCGCTATCCGGTTGCAGTAATACAGAGAATCAAGAAACATCAATGAGCAACAACCCTCTATTTTCAGCCAGCAGCTTACCCTTTCAAGCACCGGATTTCGAAGCCATAAAACCGGAACATTATCGTCCCACTTTTGAGGAAGGTATGAAGCGGGAGCTTGAAGAGATTGAAGCCATAGCAGACAATCGCGAAGCTCCGACTTTTGAAAATACCATAGTGGCCAAAGAGAAGAGTGGGGAGTTGTTAAACCGCACCTCTTCGGTATTCTATAATCTTGCCTCAGCACACACCAATGAGGAGATTCAGAAGATCCAAAAAGAGATGGCGCCCAAACTGGCCGCCCACTCCGATGATATCCTATTGAATGCACAGCTATATGACCGTGTGCGAACGCTCTATGAAAAACGTGAGGGGCTGGATCTGAACGAGGCCCAAATGAAGCTACTCGAAGACACCCATCGCGATTTTGTACGCGCAGGTGCACAGCTCAGTGAAGAACAGCAACAGCGGATGCGTGAAATCAACGAACGCATTTCTTCCCTGACTACCGAATTTCAGGAAAACCTTCTTGCCCTAACCAAAGAACGTTCGGTGCTGGTGAATGATAAAGAACAGCTTGACGGTCTGAGTGAAGATCGCATTGCAGCAGCCCGTGAAGCAGCTGCAGAACAAGGAAACGATAACGGATACCTGCTTACCATCACCAACACAACACGGGTACCGATATTGAAAGAACTCAATAACCGGGATCTACGACGTCGTGTCTGGGAGGCATCGGCTTACCGGGGTATCGGCCAGGATGACGGTATTGACAATCGTCCGTTAATACTGGAACTGGTAGAACTGCGCGCCGAGCAAGCTGAATTGCTGGGCTATCCGAACCACGCCGCCTACAAGCTGGATCCCCAAACCGCACAGACACCGGAAAACGCACTGGATATGCTGACGGATCTCATCCCGCCGGTGATTGAAAACACCAAACAGGAACAGGCAGATATCAAATCGATGATGGAAGCCGACGGTATTCAGGGAGAAGTCAAACCATGGGACTGGAATTATTATGCCGAAAAGGTTCGTCTGGACCGGTACAATATCGATCAGTCTGAAGTTCGTCCCTATTTTGAACTCGATCGGGTTCTCAAAGACGGTGTGTTCTTTACCATGAACAAGTTGTTCGGAATCAGTTTTGAAGAGCGGGAAGATCTACCGGTGTATCATCCGGATGTTCGCGTGTTTAATGTATACGATGAAGACGGATCACAGATTGGCCTCTTTTACGCCGACTATTTTGAGCGGGAATCCAAGCGCGGTGGAGCCTGGATGAATGCCTACGTGTCACAGTCCCATCTTCTGAACAAGCAACCGGTGATCGTCAACGTTCTGAATATTCCGAAACCAGCTGAGGGTGAGCCGGCGCTGATCAGCTTTGATAACGTAACCACACTCTTTCATGAAATGGGCCATGCTGTACACGGCTTGCTATCAGATGTGGAATATCCGTCACAGGCCGGCACCTCGGTACCACGCGATTTTGTGGAGTTCCCTTCCACCTTTGAGGAGGATTGGGCTATTCAGCCGGAGATTCTGGAGAACTATGCTGTTCACTATCAGACCGGAGATCAGATTCCACAGGAGCTCCTGGACAAAGTGATCGAAGCCAGCAACTTCAACCAGGGTTTTGACACGCAGGAATACCTCGCAGCTACTATGCTAGATTTGGAATGGCATCTGCTGGGAACCGATGAAATACCGGCTGATGTACAGGATTTTGAACAAGAGGCCCTGGCCAAGTATAACCTTGACATGGAAGCCATTCCGCCACGATACAAATCACCTTATTTCTCGCACATTTTTGCGGGAGGTTACTCAGCTAACTACTACTCTTACATCTGGAGCGGAGTGCTTGCCGCCGATGCCTTTGCATTCATGCAGGAGAATGGCGGATTGGAGAGGGAAAACGGCGATCGGTTCCGTAAATATATTCTTTCACAAGGCGGAAGTGACGAAGCGATGGAGCTTTACGAAGCCTATCGCGGTCAGGAGCCTGAAGTCAAACACCTGCTGGAAAGACGAGGCCTAGAAACCGAAATGTAGTTCTTTTTGGCCGCGGATTAACACTTATTTATTAATAGGTTGATACTTATAAGGTTTGGATGCATCTGATAAAATCCGTGCAATTCGCGGCTAAAATATTTTAGTACACTGCCGGGTTGATTGTGAGGTTACGGAATTCTACGGGACCGTGATCTCCCTGCAACATGATGGGGCCGGGCTCGCCTTCGTTACTGTCGAGCGCCCCGCCTGTGATACCGGGTATGGGACGATTGCATATCACTTCCACGCCATTTAGAACGACTGTAACCATTCGTCCGGTCAGGATAATTTCATAGCTCTGCCACTCCCCTGCCTTTTTTGCAGCGTTCACCGTGGGATCGATGAAACCGTAGATACCGCCGATGTAATGGCTTTCCGGTTCCAGTCCGTAATTGTCTTCAATCTGTGCCTCATACCTACCGCGGAGATAGATCCCGCTATTGCTCCCTTCCGGATAGCGAAACTCTGCACTCAACCTGAAATCGTTAAACTCCTGCTTGGTGATGAGATTACCGCCGGATTTATTATTAGAAAGGATACCATCCTTCATGACAAACTCATTGTTTTCAGGCACTATCCATGCTGATAACCCTTCTTCCAACAGGTCGATTGTCTCGCCCCATTCCGGTTCCTGCTTACGCTCCAGAGAAGGAGCGCGCACACCGGTCCACTGCAGTTTTTGGCCGTCCGGACTGTTGGTCCAGCCTTTAAGCATGCCGTCTTCCAGACGGAATTCGAAATGAGGATCTTCCTCATAGGCGTTCCACTGTGGGGGGATGGTAAAAGTGTAGGTACCGCTTTCGGAATCATATTGGATATGCGAAACGGGTCGTGCACTGCCGGCGGGACCTACAAATTGTCCTACCAGAGCTTTATTTCCAGAGGTTTCAATTTCCAGCCAAGATGGGTATTCCCCATTGGGTGTCTGTACGGTAATATCCCAGCGTCCCTCTGCTTCCGACCCCGGTATTTGCGATTGAGCAAGGAGAGTATTGTTGCCGGAAGACAGTAAAAGGATCAGTAGTATAGGAAGGAATTTTACAGACAATCGCATGATAAACCTCGGAATGACCTATTGAAATTTGTGACAGGTTAGGCAGAGCGGAATAAAATCACAAATCTAAAACTATGTTAACCTTAGTTCCTTTGTGGTATAACTTGAAAGGTTAAATCAATTTATACTAGGACCTTTTTAGTTGTACCACAGAGGGGCACTGAGAAGCACGGAGGTGCACAAAGGGAGTTTAGTTGTCGGTTCTGCACTCATAAATGATCTCATTTTCTACCTCATCGGGTTCATTGATGATAACATAAAACTAATCCAGGTAACCGATATTTGACATTTGATCATATTTATAGTGTAGTGTTTTCCCTGATTGTCTGGCGGTCCGGGATATTGTAATCTTCTTTCTACCGGCTATTGAGCTGAAGCCGGCTATTTGGTATCACCGCTGATTAAATTGGAGAGTAAGCCGATTATGAACAGGAGTATTCATAAAATAGGTTATCGGGCTGGGCTGGTAGCCTTTTGGGCAACAGTGACCTTTTATATTGTTCAGATGCTGCAGATCTGGGGAATGCTTCTCTTTCCCTGGGATGAAATCCTGATTTATGGGTTCTCACTCTGTATTACCCTGCCCTTTCTGATGGAGATGTTGGCCCTTCATTATGCCGTCCCTTCGGATAAAAAATTCTGGAGTCATGGTGCATTGACCTGTACCGTGGTTTACGTAGTGTTCGTTACGGCAAACTATGTGGTACAGCTGGCGACCGTTATTCCCATGACACTTCAAGGTTCGGGTGATGAAATTCAATTATTGCGGCAGA encodes:
- a CDS encoding glycoside hydrolase family 3 N-terminal domain-containing protein; amino-acid sequence: MATLVSCSGPVWTESDFGDYRLVNNSDVVTLGYSPDSGVEILTDDRYGFKDLNQNGTLDPYEDWRLPAEERARDLATRMSIEQIAGLMLYSGHQAIPAGSGGFGGPSTYDGKAYPESGAEPWELTDQQKTFLTEDNLRHVLITSVESPEVAARWNNAMQALTEGLGLGIPSNTSSDPRHGSDSYAEYNAGAGGDISMWPGALGIAATFDPELMRRFGEIASQEYRALGITTALSPQIDLASEPRWSRFDGTMGEDPQLAADMARAYVDGFQYSESSQVVEDGWGYQSVNAMVKHWPGGGAQEGGRDAHYAFGSYAVFPGDNLEDHLKPFVDGAFDLEGETGSASAVMPYYTISLNQDTVYNENVGNAYSKYIITDLLRERYNFDGVVCTDWLVTADAQGIDIFSGKPWGVEDLSVAERHYKAIKAGVDQFGGNNEMGPVLEAYEMGVEEFGEERMRDRFEQSAVRLLKNIFRTGLFENPYVDVEHTAKTVGSPEFMKEGYRAQLRSVVMLKNESGALPLEEKLKVFIPRRFIPAGTDWFGNTIEERWEDPISHDIVGEYYEVVETAKEADFALVPIESPDGGDGYSSEDAEEGGNGYVPVSLQYEDYTATHAREQSISGGSVFEDFTNRSYKGKTVSTRNSYDLQMVRETREQMGEKPVIVTIKVANPPVLDELEPEASAILVHSGVQSQALMEIISGSYEPSGLLPFQMPANMQTVEEQYEDVPHDMEAFIDGAGNAYDFGFGLDWEGVIQDERVERYVSR
- a CDS encoding 3-keto-disaccharide hydrolase, whose product is MRLSVKFLPILLILLLSSGNNTLLAQSQIPGSEAEGRWDITVQTPNGEYPSWLEIETSGNKALVGQFVGPAGSARPVSHIQYDSESGTYTFTIPPQWNAYEEDPHFEFRLEDGMLKGWTNSPDGQKLQWTGVRAPSLERKQEPEWGETIDLLEEGLSAWIVPENNEFVMKDGILSNNKSGGNLITKQEFNDFRLSAEFRYPEGSNSGIYLRGRYEAQIEDNYGLEPESHYIGGIYGFIDPTVNAAKKAGEWQSYEIILTGRMVTVVLNGVEVICNRPIPGITGGALDSNEGEPGPIMLQGDHGPVEFRNLTINPAVY
- a CDS encoding alpha/beta hydrolase-fold protein encodes the protein MNRTWKNRGIVFTLALLFVTVEGFAQGNNNPPPKSPEVHGDQRVTFRIQAPNADSVKLSSSDIPGSMFSRHMAKNKEGVWELTSDVLAPGAYRYRFEVNGISVIDPRNTSFSESNENIWSLVTVPGNPMMDTRDVPHGAVAEVTYHSESLDRFRRMHVYTPPGYESGEGQYPVFYLLHGAYDSDDAWSTVGRAGFILDNLIAEGKAKPMIVVMPDGHTGPFGYGDELPMDEFIQDFKNDIKPYVESHYRVKANRENRAMAGLSMGGAHTLGIAIPNLDEYAYIGVFSSGVFGLVNNDGSVVEASETAYVKQNSEVLSNDDLKEGLELFWFATGKEDFLLDITRATVTMFEDYDFDVVYEETEGAHTWLVWRDYLIEFTPKLFK
- a CDS encoding fibronectin type III domain-containing protein yields the protein MEIKSKSTLILSVALLLGLIGWVGCEENPSNDQYKTESDINLLATETQSGNNPNTTPFEDAESFFEFNTTDNDLGLQIFLDAEDWEQVRVNDANGKQIVQILTQGPLKDLGITELRFESAEPSPEEVLAQFPPGEYHFTGRTIEGEQLYSTSELSHDFLAAPTISPSGGEEVDPENTVITWDAPDAELVEVIIESEETDNVFDVIVEGEVTSLTIPSEFLEPGTEYKLEILAISENGNRTIVETTFVTAEE
- a CDS encoding M3 family metallopeptidase, encoding MNFKLFILILAAGGFALSGCSNTENQETSMSNNPLFSASSLPFQAPDFEAIKPEHYRPTFEEGMKRELEEIEAIADNREAPTFENTIVAKEKSGELLNRTSSVFYNLASAHTNEEIQKIQKEMAPKLAAHSDDILLNAQLYDRVRTLYEKREGLDLNEAQMKLLEDTHRDFVRAGAQLSEEQQQRMREINERISSLTTEFQENLLALTKERSVLVNDKEQLDGLSEDRIAAAREAAAEQGNDNGYLLTITNTTRVPILKELNNRDLRRRVWEASAYRGIGQDDGIDNRPLILELVELRAEQAELLGYPNHAAYKLDPQTAQTPENALDMLTDLIPPVIENTKQEQADIKSMMEADGIQGEVKPWDWNYYAEKVRLDRYNIDQSEVRPYFELDRVLKDGVFFTMNKLFGISFEEREDLPVYHPDVRVFNVYDEDGSQIGLFYADYFERESKRGGAWMNAYVSQSHLLNKQPVIVNVLNIPKPAEGEPALISFDNVTTLFHEMGHAVHGLLSDVEYPSQAGTSVPRDFVEFPSTFEEDWAIQPEILENYAVHYQTGDQIPQELLDKVIEASNFNQGFDTQEYLAATMLDLEWHLLGTDEIPADVQDFEQEALAKYNLDMEAIPPRYKSPYFSHIFAGGYSANYYSYIWSGVLAADAFAFMQENGGLERENGDRFRKYILSQGGSDEAMELYEAYRGQEPEVKHLLERRGLETEM
- a CDS encoding DUF4386 domain-containing protein, translated to MADPLTHSKAVRYARVAGLLYLVIIVCAGFSEGFVRSTLVVSGDATATARNIMQSEGLFRLGLASDLIAFMCDAVVAILLYRLLKPVSKTLSLVAASLRLIAHPAIGSLNLLNHYAALKMAGGTGALSVFEPEQMDAWALLFMDFHSMGYLIAGAFFGLHCLLLGYLLYKSNLLPGFLGILLAIASVGYLTESFGMLLVPAYEDIYLLMVAISAGIAELTLCLWLLIKGVRNTENARL